Proteins found in one Parcubacteria group bacterium genomic segment:
- a CDS encoding efflux RND transporter periplasmic adaptor subunit, producing MKMKKTYIAIIAVILVVGGYYWYKKTHTTSTAVTYKTTAVEKGTLTTSISGSGNVVVDQSVNIDPTITGTVANLAVNIGDQVKKGQTLFTIVNDQLSISVSSAYNSYLQAQKSVESAKSSQKQAKQAYDKRTSGDVKERILNNDLQAANVSLEAAEQNIGVSQAKYKSALSDAAKRTVVAPSDGTVNAINIKNGDDLSKLSSGSSRSVPMIIGDLGTIKAQVQINEVDVPNVALDQKVMMTFNAINGLSVSGKVEKMDSLGTITQGVVTYNATLSFDTVDERIKPGMSVSASIITGVKQDVLIVPNSAVKTQAGGGGNYVEVLNNGQTNPTQTSVKIGAVNNTDTEIMSGLSVGDNVVTRTINPGATTSTSTSGSSGAGGVRIPGLGGGGR from the coding sequence ATGAAAATGAAAAAAACCTACATCGCTATTATTGCCGTAATTTTAGTTGTTGGGGGCTACTATTGGTACAAAAAAACACATACGACCAGTACGGCGGTAACCTACAAAACAACTGCTGTTGAAAAAGGCACGCTGACCACTTCAATTTCCGGCAGTGGCAATGTTGTCGTCGATCAAAGCGTCAATATCGATCCAACGATTACCGGAACAGTTGCTAATCTCGCCGTCAATATCGGTGATCAGGTCAAAAAAGGGCAGACACTTTTTACGATTGTAAATGATCAACTTAGTATCAGCGTCTCGAGCGCCTATAATTCCTATCTTCAGGCGCAAAAATCTGTTGAATCCGCTAAGTCTTCTCAGAAACAGGCCAAGCAAGCTTATGACAAGAGAACTTCAGGAGACGTAAAAGAACGGATATTAAATAATGATCTTCAGGCAGCTAATGTATCGCTGGAAGCAGCCGAGCAGAATATTGGCGTTTCTCAAGCGAAATACAAGAGTGCGCTGTCTGATGCTGCGAAGCGAACTGTCGTTGCTCCTTCCGACGGAACAGTCAATGCGATTAATATTAAAAACGGAGACGATCTTTCTAAGCTTTCATCGGGGAGCTCAAGGAGTGTGCCGATGATTATTGGTGATCTAGGAACGATTAAGGCGCAAGTGCAAATCAATGAAGTGGATGTGCCAAACGTAGCGCTTGACCAAAAAGTAATGATGACTTTTAATGCCATTAATGGACTTAGTGTTTCGGGAAAAGTTGAAAAGATGGATTCATTGGGAACAATCACGCAAGGTGTGGTGACTTATAATGCAACACTTAGTTTTGATACGGTCGATGAGCGCATTAAGCCAGGCATGAGTGTTTCGGCTTCTATTATTACCGGCGTCAAACAAGATGTGCTGATTGTTCCTAACAGTGCAGTGAAAACGCAGGCGGGTGGTGGCGGAAATTATGTGGAAGTTTTGAATAATGGACAAACTAACCCGACGCAGACAAGTGTGAAGATTGGAGCGGTGAATAATACGGACACAGAAATTATGAGCGGACTGTCCGTAGGGGACAATGTGGTCACGCGGACAATTAACCCTGGCGCGACGACTAGTACATCGACCTCTGGATCTTCTGGCGCTGGCGGGGTGAGAATTCCTGGACTGGGTGGTGGAGGACGATAA
- a CDS encoding RNA polymerase sigma factor: MEEKNDRQLIENFLAGDDASFEFLVIRYLKMVYNFLYRLTGGDAPLTDDLTQETFLKAWKNIKQFDLEKSFKTWIFTIAKNSARDYWKKKKTLPFKLFENSEGYNRLDEVAEDKPLPDEILAKTQSAEELERKLKLLPKKYETLLLLRYKDDLSLSEIADVLNLPYNTVKSRHQRALSALKDIFLHP; the protein is encoded by the coding sequence ATGGAAGAAAAAAATGACCGACAATTGATCGAGAATTTTTTGGCGGGGGATGACGCGTCTTTTGAGTTTTTGGTTATTCGCTATCTCAAAATGGTCTATAATTTTCTCTACCGCTTGACCGGAGGCGACGCACCGCTCACGGACGACCTGACTCAAGAAACTTTTCTCAAGGCTTGGAAAAACATCAAACAATTTGATCTTGAGAAGAGTTTCAAGACTTGGATTTTCACAATTGCTAAAAATAGTGCGCGAGACTATTGGAAAAAGAAAAAAACTTTGCCCTTCAAGCTGTTTGAAAATAGTGAAGGGTATAATCGACTAGATGAAGTGGCGGAAGACAAGCCTTTGCCGGATGAAATTTTGGCGAAAACACAATCAGCAGAAGAGTTAGAGAGAAAACTCAAGTTGCTGCCGAAAAAATATGAGACACTGCTTCTTCTGCGCTACAAAGACGATCTGAGCCTTTCGGAGATTGCTGATGTGCTTAATTTACCCTACAATACGGTCAAAAGTCGCCATCAAAGAGCGCTCAGTGCGCTGAAAGATATATTTTTGCACCCATAA
- the pyrE gene encoding orotate phosphoribosyltransferase, with translation MKKDELLNMLLKKSFQFSEKPIFKLVSGQMSQFYINCKPTTMNSRGMILVGKLVFDAVSDIENLTGIGGLTFGADPIAVATAYTYEINGRSIKALSIRKTQKDHGIVRWVEGGVELGDIVVIIDDVATTGGSTIKAIERARADGLDVAAVVILVDRQEGGIENIKKHVPDVRVIITREELFSAYQAKNNNIVSLGSVS, from the coding sequence ATGAAAAAAGATGAATTGCTGAATATGCTCCTAAAAAAATCTTTCCAATTCAGCGAAAAACCAATTTTCAAACTGGTTTCTGGTCAAATGAGTCAATTCTATATCAATTGCAAGCCGACAACTATGAACTCGCGCGGAATGATTCTTGTTGGCAAATTGGTTTTTGATGCAGTTTCTGATATTGAAAATCTGACTGGAATTGGCGGATTGACTTTTGGCGCAGATCCCATAGCTGTGGCGACCGCGTATACTTATGAGATTAATGGACGGTCTATTAAGGCGCTTTCGATCCGTAAAACACAAAAAGACCATGGTATCGTCAGGTGGGTTGAAGGCGGCGTAGAGTTGGGCGATATTGTTGTTATAATTGATGACGTCGCAACAACTGGTGGTTCCACTATCAAAGCCATCGAACGGGCGCGAGCCGATGGATTAGATGTTGCGGCGGTTGTTATTCTCGTCGATCGCCAGGAAGGTGGGATAGAGAATATTAAAAAGCATGTTCCTGATGTGCGAGTGATTATCACACGGGAAGAATTGTTTTCCGCTTATCAGGCAAAAAATAACAACATTGTTTCACTTGGTTCAGTTTCTTGA
- the dinD gene encoding DNA damage-inducible protein D → MEKQTITKLHKNFEECAHEKKGVEFWLARDLQGLLGYDEWRNFESVVMRAKIACEMSQQSASDHFVDVNKMINIGKGGQREIADIVLTRYACYLVAQNGDPKKEEIAFAQTYFAVQTRKLEIIERRISESERVQARKKLSETEKELSIVIFEQTGDNRNFAFIRSNGDKALFGKTTQEMKIRWNIKNNKPLADFMPTILLKAKDFATEITIFNAKNKNMRTEGDISNEHITNNKSVRKTLESRGIVPENLPPEEDVKKLERKLKSEDKKLPKAVRKLEEK, encoded by the coding sequence ATGGAAAAACAAACAATCACAAAACTGCATAAAAATTTTGAGGAGTGCGCGCATGAGAAAAAGGGTGTTGAGTTTTGGCTAGCTCGTGATTTGCAAGGATTGCTTGGATATGATGAATGGCGTAATTTTGAGAGTGTGGTTATGAGGGCAAAAATAGCTTGTGAAATGTCTCAACAGAGCGCTTCCGATCATTTTGTTGACGTCAACAAAATGATCAATATTGGTAAGGGTGGGCAAAGAGAAATTGCTGATATTGTATTGACTCGCTATGCTTGTTATCTCGTCGCACAAAATGGCGATCCAAAGAAAGAAGAAATTGCTTTCGCACAAACATATTTTGCGGTTCAAACACGGAAATTGGAAATAATTGAGCGGAGAATTTCGGAATCAGAAAGAGTGCAAGCTAGAAAGAAACTTTCGGAAACCGAAAAAGAACTGTCAATTGTTATTTTTGAGCAAACAGGGGATAATAGAAATTTTGCTTTTATTAGAAGTAATGGAGACAAGGCACTTTTTGGTAAAACAACACAGGAGATGAAGATAAGGTGGAATATCAAAAATAATAAACCACTAGCAGATTTTATGCCGACTATTCTTCTGAAGGCAAAAGATTTTGCGACGGAAATCACAATTTTTAATGCAAAAAATAAAAATATGCGGACAGAGGGAGATATTTCTAATGAACATATTACCAATAATAAGAGTGTTAGAAAAACTCTAGAGAGTCGCGGTATCGTGCCGGAAAATTTGCCACCAGAGGAGGATGTGAAAAAGCTAGAGCGAAAGTTGAAGTCGGAGGATAAAAAATTGCCCAAGGCAGTAAGGAAATTAGAGGAAAAATAG
- a CDS encoding ABC transporter permease: MSFFDAFNISFSSLRHNRLRTILAMLGIVIGIASVILIISIANGATSSITSEVSSMGSNLLSISPGSQSEGPVQGGGNVQTLTYADAQFFKDNNDFSNINAVSASVQTSAQVIGNGENMNTTVQGVSSGYFDMQSITVNYGELFGEEDENLYSKVAIIGPDVVTELFGEGSDPTGQVIQIKSQLFRVVGVTVAKGSSGMSNPDEAVYIPVTTAMKIILGQDYVQMVQMSVSDSNLIDQTTSEIKQALMERHLITDEDNIDFNITSSKEMQEKLSSITSTLTAMLAGIAGISLLVGGIGVMNIMLVSVTERTKEIGLLKALGARKNDILLQFLIEAVVLTITGGFIGMATGEIFSYIASIFIKIPFIFQLYPILLAVGVCVAIGVFFGLYPSQRAAKLNPIDALKYE, translated from the coding sequence ATGAGTTTTTTTGATGCATTTAATATTTCATTTTCATCATTACGGCATAATCGGCTGAGGACGATTTTAGCGATGCTGGGAATCGTGATTGGGATCGCTTCGGTTATTCTGATTATTTCCATTGCTAATGGAGCCACTTCATCGATTACTTCGGAGGTTTCTTCAATGGGATCCAACCTCTTGTCCATATCGCCCGGAAGCCAATCGGAAGGACCGGTCCAAGGTGGAGGAAATGTGCAAACTTTGACTTATGCCGATGCTCAATTTTTCAAAGATAATAATGACTTTTCCAATATTAACGCTGTTTCAGCTTCAGTCCAAACTAGCGCACAGGTAATTGGAAATGGGGAAAATATGAATACGACAGTCCAGGGCGTTTCGTCCGGTTATTTTGATATGCAATCTATCACTGTTAACTATGGAGAACTTTTTGGTGAAGAAGATGAAAACCTATATTCCAAGGTGGCCATTATCGGACCGGATGTTGTTACGGAGCTTTTTGGTGAAGGATCTGATCCAACCGGTCAAGTTATCCAAATAAAATCACAGCTTTTTAGGGTTGTGGGGGTTACCGTGGCCAAAGGAAGCAGTGGAATGTCCAATCCGGATGAGGCTGTTTACATTCCAGTGACCACCGCTATGAAAATTATTTTAGGGCAAGATTATGTTCAAATGGTTCAGATGTCAGTTTCAGATTCCAATTTAATCGATCAAACCACTTCAGAAATAAAACAAGCATTAATGGAAAGACATTTAATCACTGATGAGGACAATATTGATTTTAACATTACCAGCTCCAAAGAAATGCAGGAAAAATTAAGCAGTATAACAAGCACATTAACAGCGATGCTAGCCGGAATCGCCGGCATCTCACTGCTTGTGGGTGGGATTGGAGTGATGAATATTATGCTGGTAAGTGTTACGGAAAGAACCAAAGAAATCGGACTCCTAAAAGCTTTGGGCGCCAGAAAAAATGACATCTTGCTTCAATTTTTAATTGAAGCGGTAGTGTTGACTATCACCGGAGGATTTATCGGAATGGCGACCGGAGAAATTTTTTCCTATATCGCTTCTATTTTTATCAAAATTCCTTTTATCTTTCAGCTCTATCCCATTCTTTTGGCTGTCGGGGTATGTGTGGCGATCGGAGTTTTCTTCGGGCTTTATCCTTCACAGCGTGCGGCGAAACTGAATCCGATTGACGCGCTAAAATATGAATAG
- a CDS encoding ABC transporter ATP-binding protein has translation MPRSKLIISLRNIKKNYLMGDGASYQALKGVSFNVHEGDFVSIMGPSGSGKSTLMNIIGTLDSATEGKYIFNDLNITNYTEDELAKVRNEKIGFVFQSFNLIPRVSVYNNVERPMIYSRKIPRAQRRGRVLSALKTVHLEDKIDNLSNQLSGGQIQRVAIARALVMDPEIILADEPTGNLDSATSHDVMRFFQELNQEGKTIILITHEPDIAAFGKRTITLKDGLIVEDKNNGLI, from the coding sequence ATGCCACGATCAAAATTGATTATTTCTCTTCGAAATATCAAAAAAAACTATCTCATGGGTGACGGTGCCTCATATCAAGCTTTGAAGGGAGTTTCTTTTAATGTGCATGAAGGAGATTTTGTTTCTATTATGGGACCTTCGGGTTCCGGAAAATCAACGCTTATGAATATTATCGGAACGTTGGACAGTGCGACAGAGGGAAAATATATTTTTAACGATTTGAATATTACCAACTACACCGAAGACGAGCTAGCCAAGGTGAGAAATGAAAAAATCGGATTCGTGTTCCAGTCGTTTAATCTTATCCCCAGAGTGAGCGTTTATAATAACGTGGAAAGGCCAATGATTTATAGTAGAAAAATCCCTCGTGCCCAAAGAAGAGGGCGGGTTCTCTCCGCCCTAAAAACAGTCCATCTGGAGGATAAGATAGATAACTTGTCCAATCAGCTTTCCGGCGGTCAAATTCAACGAGTGGCCATTGCTCGGGCACTGGTAATGGATCCGGAAATTATTTTGGCCGATGAGCCGACGGGAAATTTGGATAGCGCTACTTCTCATGACGTAATGCGTTTTTTCCAGGAGCTTAACCAGGAAGGAAAAACGATTATTTTGATTACCCACGAACCGGACATTGCCGCTTTTGGGAAAAGAACGATTACTCTCAAAGACGGACTGATTGTCGAGGACAAAAATAACGGATTAATTTAG
- a CDS encoding HlyD family efflux transporter periplasmic adaptor subunit, whose product MKKIFRKMTSSGTRKFISVVILFAIIFSAWFFFFRKKADPIETYTVGKGNITETIMETGNVQAAQVSVYSTSNGVVEELYVKNGDSVQAGQKLFKVKSTSTDQEEATAYASYLTALNNLKKSQQDKESAYAQVLSDKKSLTDAKVDREYQEDHDENPQTNDDYTSKEKTALKQAVTARESALSASQRKYDDAQTAIDASQANVKAAKLSYDATQNATIKAQVAGTVSNLSVRVGDVVYFSDITVTSTTIASPVLVIGDLSGYSVKISINEMERSKIALGQKATIKFDAISDKEYSGTVEKIDDFGVEESGVITYNVYLSVIDQDERMLPKMTANVTVETNSRENVLVVPSKALKPYQNAKGVQVAKTDSKGKQVFEYVSVKTGLKSGSQVEITSGLEEGMVISLSDAAMTSTAK is encoded by the coding sequence ATGAAAAAAATATTTAGAAAAATGACGTCTTCCGGGACAAGAAAATTTATTTCAGTAGTGATTTTGTTTGCTATCATTTTTTCGGCATGGTTTTTCTTTTTCAGAAAAAAAGCCGATCCAATCGAAACATATACCGTTGGAAAAGGAAACATCACCGAAACCATTATGGAAACGGGCAATGTTCAGGCCGCGCAGGTGAGTGTCTATTCCACTTCAAATGGAGTGGTCGAGGAACTCTATGTAAAAAATGGGGATTCGGTTCAAGCTGGGCAAAAACTGTTTAAGGTAAAATCAACCAGTACTGATCAAGAAGAAGCGACGGCTTATGCGAGCTATTTGACCGCGCTTAATAATTTGAAAAAATCTCAACAAGACAAGGAAAGTGCTTATGCCCAAGTGCTTAGCGATAAAAAATCTTTGACGGACGCCAAAGTTGATCGTGAATATCAAGAAGATCACGATGAAAATCCGCAAACTAATGATGATTATACTTCCAAAGAAAAAACGGCCTTGAAACAAGCTGTAACTGCCAGAGAAAGCGCGCTTAGTGCTTCGCAAAGAAAATATGACGATGCCCAGACTGCAATTGATGCTAGTCAAGCCAATGTAAAGGCAGCTAAACTTTCCTACGATGCCACGCAAAATGCCACGATTAAAGCGCAGGTTGCCGGAACAGTTAGTAATTTATCTGTCCGAGTCGGCGATGTCGTATATTTTTCCGATATTACCGTGACATCCACCACGATTGCTTCTCCAGTTTTAGTTATCGGCGATCTTTCCGGATATTCAGTGAAAATCAGTATTAATGAAATGGAAAGATCTAAAATTGCACTAGGGCAAAAAGCTACGATTAAATTCGATGCCATTTCAGACAAAGAGTATTCCGGAACAGTTGAAAAAATAGATGATTTTGGGGTGGAAGAGTCTGGTGTGATTACTTATAACGTCTACCTTTCCGTTATTGATCAAGACGAAAGAATGTTACCCAAAATGACAGCGAATGTTACTGTGGAAACAAACTCTCGGGAAAATGTGCTAGTTGTTCCAAGTAAAGCCTTGAAACCGTATCAAAACGCGAAAGGAGTGCAAGTGGCAAAAACTGATTCGAAAGGAAAGCAGGTTTTCGAATACGTTTCAGTTAAAACCGGTCTCAAGAGTGGATCACAAGTGGAAATTACCAGTGGCCTGGAAGAGGGAATGGTGATTTCGCTTTCGGATGCTGCCATGACATCCACTGCTAAATAG
- a CDS encoding sigma-70 family RNA polymerase sigma factor: MLKTSKVATDNELVELSKQNPDAFGELVSRYQKRLFLYIRRSSYFSNEDIEDIIQETFIKVYRSLNIFDGDLKFSTWIYQIARNTMIDAIRKKQIRPQTVFFEEDDTLKFFKADIDIQAQIENKDQVRILQELIDDLPYRYKEVLILRFLEDKNYDEIMDIIQKPKGTVAALISRGRKKLLDAAHLKLNLL; this comes from the coding sequence ATGCTAAAAACAAGTAAAGTGGCAACTGATAATGAATTGGTTGAGCTTTCAAAGCAAAATCCGGATGCTTTTGGCGAATTGGTGTCACGATATCAAAAACGGCTTTTTCTCTATATTCGCCGCAGTTCCTATTTTTCCAATGAAGATATTGAAGACATCATTCAGGAAACTTTTATCAAAGTTTATAGGAGCTTGAACATCTTTGATGGTGATTTGAAATTTTCGACTTGGATTTACCAGATTGCCAGAAATACAATGATTGATGCTATTCGTAAAAAGCAGATCCGTCCGCAAACTGTTTTTTTTGAGGAAGACGACACGCTTAAATTTTTCAAAGCGGACATTGATATTCAAGCGCAGATAGAAAACAAGGATCAAGTGCGAATTCTGCAAGAGCTGATTGATGATTTGCCCTATCGGTATAAAGAAGTCTTGATTCTGCGTTTCTTGGAAGACAAAAACTATGACGAAATTATGGATATTATCCAGAAACCAAAAGGAACCGTGGCGGCTCTGATTAGTCGCGGAAGAAAAAAATTGCTCGATGCTGCACATCTCAAACTCAATTTATTGTAA
- the rmuC gene encoding DNA recombination protein RmuC — protein MLTILVVVSLVFNLAILALLFLRKSSDNSALIKDSNDRIGRALREEMSANRTETSISGKETREEIRKSIKDFGDSLNRQVFTLTETQNKNFSVFSDKLGEVIEKNDKRMEYVRETIEKRLENIQKDNSEKLEKMRETVDEKLHATLEKRLGESFKLVSERLELVHKGLGEMQTLASGVGDLKKVLQNVKTRGTWGEVQLGTLLDQIMTIEQYEKNVATKKDSNDRVEFAIKIPAKDEKLKNIWLPIDAKFPLEDFQNLIDAEEKCDIALIASLGKALEVRIKSEAKDIKEKYLDPPYTTDFGILFLPIEGLYAEVLRRPGLADTLQRDFKVIVTGPTTIAAILNSLQMGFRTLAIEKRSSDVWATLGAIKTEFSTFGDLLDKTHKKLQEASNTIESASRKSRTIERKLNKAQEMPVPEIVKELPLGIEVEE, from the coding sequence ATGCTCACAATTTTAGTTGTCGTTTCTCTTGTTTTTAACCTGGCCATTTTGGCTTTGCTTTTTCTGCGCAAATCTAGCGATAATTCCGCACTGATCAAAGATAGTAACGACCGAATCGGACGCGCTTTGCGCGAAGAAATGTCGGCCAATCGGACGGAAACATCTATTTCCGGCAAAGAAACGCGTGAAGAAATCAGAAAGTCAATCAAGGATTTTGGCGATTCACTCAATCGTCAGGTGTTCACCCTCACTGAAACACAAAACAAAAATTTCAGTGTTTTTTCCGACAAACTTGGAGAAGTGATTGAAAAAAATGACAAACGGATGGAATATGTGCGGGAAACGATCGAGAAGCGCTTGGAAAACATCCAGAAAGACAATAGCGAAAAATTGGAAAAGATGCGCGAAACGGTGGACGAAAAACTGCATGCCACTTTGGAAAAACGCCTTGGAGAATCTTTCAAGCTGGTAAGTGAACGACTGGAACTCGTGCATAAAGGCCTAGGTGAGATGCAAACACTGGCCAGTGGTGTCGGGGATCTTAAAAAAGTCTTGCAAAATGTCAAAACGCGCGGAACTTGGGGTGAGGTTCAACTCGGAACTCTTTTGGATCAAATTATGACCATCGAGCAATACGAGAAAAATGTGGCAACCAAAAAAGATTCCAACGACCGGGTTGAATTTGCAATAAAGATTCCTGCCAAAGATGAAAAACTGAAAAACATCTGGCTCCCGATCGATGCTAAATTCCCCTTGGAAGATTTCCAAAATCTCATCGACGCCGAAGAAAAATGCGACATCGCGCTCATTGCTTCTCTGGGAAAAGCACTCGAGGTGCGCATCAAATCCGAAGCTAAAGACATCAAGGAAAAATATCTCGACCCACCTTACACGACTGATTTTGGAATATTATTCTTACCGATCGAGGGACTTTATGCTGAAGTACTCCGCCGCCCAGGTTTAGCCGACACCTTGCAACGGGATTTCAAAGTAATTGTCACCGGACCAACGACCATTGCCGCCATCCTTAATAGTTTGCAAATGGGTTTTCGAACATTGGCGATTGAAAAAAGATCCAGCGATGTTTGGGCAACGCTCGGCGCCATCAAGACCGAGTTCTCAACATTTGGCGATCTGCTCGATAAAACCCACAAGAAATTGCAAGAAGCCAGCAATACTATTGAAAGCGCATCAAGAAAAAGCCGGACTATCGAAAGAAAACTCAACAAAGCCCAAGAAATGCCTGTGCCGGAAATTGTCAAAGAGTTGCCGTTGGGGATTGAGGTGGAAGAATAA